Below is a genomic region from Azoarcus sp. KH32C.
TCGCCGCCGGGTGGCTCGCGACGAAGTGGCCGTGTGCGACGAACTGCCGCCACACCAGGCCCTGCCCGACGAGGAAGGCGAGCGCGAAGCAACCCGCGAGGGCGAGCGCGCTGCGAACCGCCACCCGGCCGTGGCGCGATGCGCTCGCCGCCGCCTGCAGCGCAAGGCTGCTCATCGCGAGCAAGGCCGTGTTCACCCACAAGGGCGCGGCGTTCGCGAGCGGGGCGCCGGGTTCGTCCACGAGCGCCTGCCAGTCCGGCTGCTGCGAACGGATCACGACCGCGAGCACGAAGAGGCCGAACAGCACCGCGATCACCGCGATCAGCATGTGCAGGCCGATTGCCGCAGCGGGGCGCGGCGTGTGTTCCGCCGGCGCCGGCTGGGGCAGCCAGGGGCGGGCGGCAAGGGCGTCGAGAAAGCTCATGCGTGTCCCTCCCAGGCCGGCCGGCCCTCGGGCATGCCATCCGGCGGCGTCTGCTGGGGCACGTTCTGCGGGATGAAGTCCTGCTCGGCGCCCGGCACGCTGTAGTCGTAGGCCCAGCGGTAGACGACCGGGAGTTCGGCGCCCCAGTTGCCGTGCTTCGGCGGCGTGTCCGGCGTCTGCCATTCGAGCGTCGTCGCCCCCCACGGATTCGCGCCCGCCGGCTTGCCGTGCCGCGCGCTCCACGCGAGATTGAACAGGAAG
It encodes:
- a CDS encoding cytochrome c oxidase subunit 3; protein product: MSFLDALAARPWLPQPAPAEHTPRPAAAIGLHMLIAVIAVLFGLFVLAVVIRSQQPDWQALVDEPGAPLANAAPLWVNTALLAMSSLALQAAASASRHGRVAVRSALALAGCFALAFLVGQGLVWRQFVAHGHFVASHPAASFFYLLTGLHGLHLAGGLVAWARVTLRAWRAPPSAGADPAVALCARYWHFLLAVWLVLFALLASPPATLGAIAEFCGVR